The following coding sequences are from one Candidatus Bathyarchaeota archaeon window:
- a CDS encoding GYD domain-containing protein: MLFILRRKKTTPVFVCLMKLTDKGIREIKDAPKRIHEAVKTLEAMGGKLLAFYMVMGEYDYVGIAEAPSDEIAATFLLGLGASGTVRTTTLKAFNVEQLAAIVAKLP; encoded by the coding sequence ATGCTATTTATTTTAAGGAGGAAAAAGACAACGCCAGTTTTTGTTTGCTTGATGAAGCTGACGGACAAGGGAATCAGAGAGATTAAGGATGCGCCTAAACGCATTCACGAAGCCGTTAAAACTCTTGAGGCCATGGGGGGAAAGTTGCTCGCCTTTTACATGGTTATGGGCGAGTATGACTATGTGGGGATTGCGGAAGCTCCAAGCGACGAGATAGCTGCGACATTTCTTCTAGGGTTAGGCGCATCTGGAACCGTCAGAACAACAACTTTGAAGGCGTTCAACGTAGAGCAGTTGGCAGCTATCGTTGCTAAACTGCCATAG
- a CDS encoding uroporphyrinogen decarboxylase, with the protein MRFEKIRSAMVGEELDEIPVSLWRHFPGMDLEASSLCKAQLSFQRRFDPDLIKLCPSGGYASLAFGAEIEYYESPMGAPRTKVYRVRDAEDWASLDEPDVQGGVLGEMIRAVVCVNEALEGEVPLIQTVFSPLTICQNIGGERLLEDMRREPELLLEGLKVITDTMVEFTKANIDAGASGIFFATQMATYDRMSEEEYRNFGMRFDIPILRAAKGRPLLNVVHIHGKNIMFDLIAGNYPADALNWHDQRTPPNLAEAHRKFGGLLLGGIDELGVLVKGSEEEVEEMVKASVRSVSGRRLLLAPGCVIPLNAPESNLDTVTRTARSYRTWGKASL; encoded by the coding sequence ATGAGGTTCGAGAAGATAAGATCGGCCATGGTAGGGGAGGAGCTAGATGAGATCCCCGTAAGCCTGTGGAGGCACTTTCCAGGCATGGATCTCGAAGCTTCAAGCCTTTGCAAGGCCCAGTTATCCTTCCAGCGGAGGTTCGACCCGGATCTGATAAAGCTCTGCCCGAGCGGTGGATATGCCTCACTCGCCTTCGGGGCGGAGATAGAGTACTATGAATCCCCTATGGGGGCTCCTAGGACAAAGGTTTATAGGGTTCGGGATGCTGAGGACTGGGCCTCCCTAGATGAGCCTGATGTCCAAGGCGGGGTTTTAGGCGAGATGATCAGGGCGGTTGTCTGCGTAAACGAGGCTTTGGAGGGGGAGGTCCCGCTGATCCAGACAGTCTTCTCCCCCTTGACCATCTGCCAGAATATTGGGGGAGAACGCCTGCTGGAGGATATGAGAAGGGAGCCTGAGCTTCTCCTAGAGGGTTTGAAGGTGATCACGGACACGATGGTTGAGTTCACTAAAGCGAACATAGATGCGGGGGCCAGCGGCATCTTCTTCGCGACCCAGATGGCCACATATGACAGGATGAGCGAGGAGGAGTACCGCAACTTCGGGATGAGGTTTGATATCCCAATCCTCCGAGCTGCTAAGGGACGACCCCTTCTCAACGTGGTTCACATACATGGAAAGAACATAATGTTCGACCTAATAGCTGGGAACTACCCCGCAGACGCTCTTAACTGGCATGACCAGAGGACCCCACCAAATCTGGCTGAGGCCCATAGAAAGTTTGGAGGTTTACTACTAGGAGGCATAGATGAGCTGGGGGTTCTAGTCAAGGGCTCAGAGGAGGAGGTCGAGGAGATGGTGAAAGCCTCAGTGAGAAGCGTATCAGGAAGGCGACTCTTACTCGCACCTGGATGCGTCATACCCCTTAACGCCCCAGAGTCCAACCTAGACACGGTGACCAGAACCGCTAGGTCTTACAGGACTTGGGGGAAGGCTTCCCTATAA
- a CDS encoding gamma carbonic anhydrase family protein, with product MSLVEFDGRRPKVDPSVFLAPASWIIGDVTLREGVGVWTGSIIRGDDDRVVIGSRTMVLENSFIEAPTGSPVEVGEGSIISHGAIIHGSRIGDHVLIGIGAIVLDRSVIGEGSIVGSGALVPPGAVIPERQLVLGVPGKPVREVGEDERAMVSAELGRLISKSEKYKAIYSRS from the coding sequence ATGTCGCTCGTAGAGTTTGATGGGAGGAGGCCTAAGGTCGATCCCTCTGTCTTCCTGGCTCCCGCCTCGTGGATCATAGGTGATGTGACCCTCAGGGAGGGGGTGGGGGTCTGGACCGGCTCTATAATCAGGGGGGATGATGACAGGGTTGTCATAGGTTCGAGAACGATGGTCCTAGAGAACAGCTTCATAGAGGCACCGACGGGATCGCCCGTAGAGGTTGGGGAGGGATCAATAATTTCCCATGGAGCCATAATCCACGGCTCCCGCATAGGAGACCATGTTCTAATAGGTATAGGGGCTATAGTCCTAGATAGGTCTGTAATAGGGGAGGGTTCCATCGTGGGCTCGGGCGCACTGGTTCCGCCGGGAGCGGTCATCCCGGAAAGGCAGCTGGTTCTAGGTGTCCCTGGAAAGCCCGTGAGAGAGGTGGGAGAGGATGAGAGGGCTATGGTCTCGGCAGAGTTGGGGCGTTTGATCTCCAAATCTGAGAAGTATAAGGCGATCTACTCAAGGAGCTGA
- the nth gene encoding endonuclease III, whose amino-acid sequence MRGDVEEILERLEKAYPEVRGTALQWRTPLDLLVATILSAQTTDQKVNEVTRELFKRYRTAADYANAPREELEEAIKSLNFYRQKASFIREACRRIVEEFGGEVPRSMEGLMRLKGVARKTANIVLGNAYGIVEGIAVDTHVMRLSRRLGLTAQEDRDKIERDLMKVVPRERWFQFSNLIIEHGRRICKARNPNCGECVLKDICPSAYSF is encoded by the coding sequence ATGAGGGGGGACGTTGAGGAGATCCTTGAGAGGCTTGAGAAGGCATATCCTGAGGTGAGGGGCACAGCCCTCCAATGGAGGACCCCTCTAGACCTCCTCGTGGCCACCATACTCTCAGCCCAGACCACTGATCAGAAGGTGAATGAGGTTACAAGGGAGCTGTTCAAGAGGTACAGGACGGCGGCTGATTACGCCAATGCTCCCAGGGAGGAGCTTGAGGAGGCGATAAAGAGCTTAAATTTCTACAGGCAGAAGGCCAGCTTCATCAGAGAGGCGTGTAGGAGGATCGTGGAGGAGTTTGGGGGGGAGGTACCCAGGTCCATGGAGGGGCTTATGAGGTTGAAGGGTGTTGCGAGGAAGACGGCCAACATAGTCCTTGGGAATGCGTACGGGATTGTGGAGGGAATCGCCGTGGACACCCACGTGATGCGCCTCTCCAGAAGGCTGGGCCTGACGGCTCAGGAGGACAGGGATAAGATAGAGAGAGACCTGATGAAGGTAGTCCCAAGAGAGAGGTGGTTCCAGTTCAGCAACCTGATAATAGAGCACGGGAGAAGGATCTGCAAGGCCAGGAACCCAAACTGCGGGGAGTGCGTTCTGAAGGACATTTGCCCCTCAGCCTACAGCTTCTAA
- a CDS encoding molybdopterin-dependent oxidoreductase, with translation MSIAEKRDDLEGRLPPGQRAIKSILKWGIEHPGITQDLPRIDKESWALKVEGEVENPFTINWMSFLSLPQVTSKSDFHCVEGWSVLDCVWEGVPFKELALRARPKPSARYVWFECLDGYTTSLPIEDVLGDDVILAHKLNGEDLPQALGGPVRLVVPKKYGYKSPMWLSKVVFMKERRLGYWESGIYSDTADPWKNDRYRRPLY, from the coding sequence TTGTCAATTGCGGAGAAAAGGGATGATCTGGAGGGGAGGCTTCCTCCTGGTCAGAGAGCGATCAAGTCCATTCTTAAATGGGGCATCGAGCATCCAGGCATCACTCAAGACCTGCCCAGAATAGATAAAGAAAGCTGGGCCCTCAAGGTTGAGGGGGAGGTCGAGAACCCCTTCACTATAAATTGGATGTCCTTTCTGAGCCTACCTCAGGTAACCTCCAAGAGCGACTTCCACTGTGTTGAAGGGTGGAGCGTCCTAGACTGCGTTTGGGAGGGGGTCCCCTTCAAGGAGTTGGCCTTAAGGGCGAGGCCCAAACCCTCCGCAAGATATGTCTGGTTCGAGTGCCTTGACGGGTACACCACATCCCTCCCCATCGAGGATGTCCTAGGAGATGATGTGATACTCGCCCACAAGCTCAACGGGGAGGACCTCCCCCAGGCCCTGGGAGGACCCGTCAGACTGGTGGTTCCCAAGAAGTATGGCTACAAGAGCCCAATGTGGCTCTCCAAGGTGGTTTTCATGAAGGAGAGGCGCCTGGGGTATTGGGAGTCTGGAATATACAGCGACACGGCGGACCCCTGGAAGAACGATAGATATCGAAGGCCCCTCTACTAA
- a CDS encoding 3-oxoacyl-ACP reductase FabG, with product MAYHRLKGRVALVTGASRGIGRAIALAFAREGARVIVNYNREGGWAEEVVKQIRDAGGEAMCIQADVGDRGMVEKMVEEALREFKGLDILVNNAGVLMGGGTLLEFRDEEFDPMWRVNVKGILNCSRAVAPHMMERRYGKIINISSVAGLGTAILPGNTLYAATKAAVIILTKRLALELGPYGINVNAIAPGFISTEMGLGQWRPAELEERLRYFREKTMLRRVGEPEDIAGVALFLASEEARFITGQTITVDGGRIDFISHSL from the coding sequence TTGGCCTACCATAGGCTTAAGGGTAGGGTCGCCCTTGTTACGGGGGCGTCTAGAGGTATAGGAAGGGCTATCGCCCTCGCCTTCGCTAGGGAGGGGGCCAGGGTGATTGTGAACTATAACAGGGAGGGGGGGTGGGCGGAGGAGGTTGTAAAACAGATAAGGGATGCGGGAGGGGAGGCGATGTGCATTCAGGCAGATGTGGGAGATCGGGGGATGGTTGAGAAGATGGTGGAGGAGGCATTAAGGGAGTTTAAGGGTTTGGACATCCTGGTCAACAACGCGGGGGTCCTTATGGGTGGTGGAACTCTGCTGGAGTTCAGGGATGAGGAGTTCGATCCCATGTGGAGGGTGAATGTGAAGGGCATCCTGAACTGCTCTAGGGCTGTGGCACCTCATATGATGGAGAGGAGGTATGGCAAGATCATCAACATATCCTCAGTTGCAGGGCTTGGCACAGCCATCCTTCCAGGAAACACGCTATATGCCGCTACCAAGGCCGCGGTCATCATTCTCACGAAGCGCCTGGCTCTGGAGCTCGGCCCCTATGGCATAAATGTTAACGCTATAGCACCAGGGTTCATATCCACGGAGATGGGCCTCGGCCAGTGGAGGCCCGCTGAGCTGGAGGAGAGGCTCAGGTACTTCAGGGAGAAGACCATGCTAAGGAGGGTTGGAGAGCCAGAGGACATAGCTGGTGTAGCCTTATTCCTAGCCTCGGAAGAGGCCAGATTCATCACGGGTCAGACCATAACGGTTGATGGTGGCAGGATAGACTTCATATCCCACTCACTATAA
- the pth2 gene encoding peptidyl-tRNA hydrolase Pth2, protein MQGDSPFQYKQCIVLRMDLGMSIGKLVSQACHASLEASEQARREKRRIWKAWMEEGSKKVILKVDSLEELEELAERAQELGIPNTLIVDRGLTEIPPGTTTALGVGPDRSEKVDLVTGRLKLLK, encoded by the coding sequence TTGCAAGGTGACAGCCCCTTCCAATACAAGCAGTGCATCGTCCTCCGCATGGATCTAGGGATGAGCATAGGTAAGCTGGTTAGCCAGGCATGCCACGCCTCCCTAGAAGCCTCAGAGCAGGCAAGAAGAGAGAAGAGGAGGATATGGAAAGCCTGGATGGAAGAGGGCTCGAAGAAGGTCATATTAAAGGTCGACTCCCTAGAGGAACTAGAAGAGCTTGCGGAGAGGGCCCAGGAGCTCGGAATCCCCAACACGTTAATAGTCGACAGAGGGCTAACCGAGATCCCTCCGGGAACCACAACAGCCCTAGGAGTTGGACCAGATAGGTCTGAGAAGGTGGACCTAGTAACGGGAAGATTAAAACTATTAAAATAA
- the aspS gene encoding aspartate--tRNA(Asn) ligase has protein sequence MGFERISIEEAKRRLGEEVTLAGWVSRVRDIGNIKFILLRDITGEIQITLKPGEAKPSLWELKLGREDVISVTGKAQASEIAHRGFEFIPERISVLNRSKQPLPLDVSGHVKAELETRLNYRFMDLRTPRTRAIFKIQHELLAAFRRLLTERGYIEIQPPCIISSASEGGAELFKIPYFEREAYLAQSPQLYKQMCAISLEKVYTVVPVWRAEKFNTPTHLNEVRQMDVEQAFADDEDVMRVLEETLAYMLDNVKRRCSKELDTLGRAIEIPHLPLRRISYSEAIELLRSSEEEIKWGEDFTKSQEAKLTSLVGEEAFFIKDWPSILKPFYAMPHQDNPDLVHAFDLIYGGIEVSSGTQRIHHPELLSSQLVKKGLDPRSFTHYLECFSYGAPPHAGWSIGLERLTMAVTGMSNIRECCMFPRDRDRLVP, from the coding sequence ATGGGCTTTGAGCGGATCAGCATAGAGGAGGCCAAGAGGCGACTTGGAGAGGAGGTCACCTTAGCTGGATGGGTCTCAAGGGTTAGGGATATAGGAAACATCAAGTTCATCCTCCTGAGAGACATCACCGGCGAGATCCAGATAACCCTGAAGCCAGGAGAGGCCAAGCCAAGCCTCTGGGAGCTTAAGCTTGGCAGGGAGGATGTCATCTCGGTAACCGGGAAGGCCCAAGCAAGCGAGATAGCCCATCGGGGGTTCGAGTTCATCCCAGAGAGGATATCAGTTCTGAACAGATCCAAGCAGCCCCTCCCCCTCGACGTTTCAGGGCATGTGAAGGCAGAACTCGAGACTCGGCTGAACTATAGGTTCATGGATCTCAGGACCCCCCGAACAAGGGCTATCTTCAAGATCCAGCACGAACTCCTCGCGGCCTTCCGGAGACTCCTTACCGAGAGGGGATATATTGAGATACAGCCCCCATGCATCATCTCATCCGCCTCCGAGGGGGGAGCCGAGCTCTTCAAGATACCGTACTTTGAGAGGGAGGCCTACCTGGCCCAGAGCCCCCAGCTCTACAAGCAGATGTGCGCGATAAGCCTGGAGAAGGTCTACACCGTAGTACCCGTATGGAGGGCCGAGAAGTTCAACACCCCAACCCATCTCAACGAGGTGAGGCAGATGGATGTGGAGCAGGCCTTCGCCGACGACGAGGACGTGATGAGGGTCCTCGAGGAGACGTTAGCCTACATGCTAGATAACGTGAAGAGAAGATGTTCAAAGGAGCTCGACACCCTCGGGAGAGCCATTGAAATCCCCCATCTCCCCCTCAGGAGGATCTCCTACAGCGAGGCAATAGAGCTTCTAAGAAGCTCAGAGGAGGAGATCAAGTGGGGGGAGGACTTCACGAAATCTCAGGAGGCAAAGCTCACTAGCCTCGTGGGGGAGGAAGCCTTCTTCATAAAGGATTGGCCCTCAATCCTAAAGCCCTTTTATGCCATGCCCCACCAGGATAACCCTGATTTAGTGCACGCCTTCGACCTCATCTACGGGGGGATAGAGGTCAGCAGTGGAACCCAGAGGATACACCACCCAGAGCTCCTAAGCTCCCAACTCGTAAAGAAGGGCTTAGATCCCAGGAGCTTCACCCACTACCTAGAGTGCTTCAGCTATGGAGCCCCACCCCACGCTGGGTGGAGTATAGGGCTGGAGAGATTGACGATGGCGGTCACCGGGATGAGCAACATCAGGGAGTGCTGCATGTTCCCAAGGGACAGAGATAGACTGGTGCCATGA
- the albA gene encoding DNA-binding protein Alba has protein sequence MSRSNTVFIGKKPSMSYVVACMTLFTNSNEVVVKARGRAISKAVDVVEIIRNRFMPDVKVSDIKIGTEEVKSEGAEEPPTNVSTIEIRLTR, from the coding sequence GTGTCGAGATCGAACACCGTCTTCATCGGGAAGAAGCCCTCCATGAGCTATGTGGTCGCCTGCATGACCCTCTTCACAAACTCTAATGAGGTGGTCGTTAAGGCGAGGGGGAGGGCTATAAGCAAGGCCGTCGATGTCGTGGAGATTATTAGGAATAGGTTCATGCCCGATGTGAAGGTCTCGGATATTAAGATAGGGACCGAAGAGGTGAAGTCTGAGGGGGCTGAGGAGCCTCCCACCAACGTGAGCACTATAGAGATCAGGCTGACCCGATGA
- a CDS encoding 50S ribosomal protein L40e, which translates to MSLRDPFKLELARRHLLDKKVCRSCGATNPLGAVKCRKCRSKNLRLKRKKAKGR; encoded by the coding sequence ATGTCGCTTAGGGACCCATTTAAACTCGAGTTGGCTAGGAGGCATCTCCTGGACAAGAAGGTGTGCAGGAGCTGCGGTGCTACAAACCCTCTCGGAGCGGTTAAATGCAGAAAGTGCCGGAGTAAAAACCTAAGGTTGAAGAGGAAGAAGGCCAAGGGCAGGTAA
- a CDS encoding CoA-binding protein, translating into MDVWEALDRILMPKSIAVVGASKDPFKWGHMLLSSIMKGGFEGSLYPINPRETEILGLKCYPTVKDIPGEVDMAIVVVPARVVPSIFKDLAEKGVKGAVVISSGFGETGEEGEKLIEEVKLNAQGKVRFIGPNCMGICSSPAKLSALMVPFLHEKGEVAFISQSGGYGLQLYIRASAMGVGINKFISSGNESDITSTDYLRYFAEDPTVKLICMYIEGLKKGREWYETAREVSKKKPIVVIKVGTTEEGGRAAASHTGALTGSDRVYDAAFKQAGVVRAYDAVEMFDYVKGLLYSPLPKGDGIGVVSNSGGIAVETADALIKNGLKVPKLSEEAQREIMKLIPEFGNPRNPVDLTASLNMNSFLRVPDIVLSQENIHGLITVGLGTTILKTMFPDVAPEDLGSIYRWLNEQLIAIYKKYEKPVLVINPGADIEPEAARVMEEARIPVYTTPERAADVMGVLYRRKLYLERAGKDEG; encoded by the coding sequence ATGGATGTTTGGGAGGCACTGGACAGGATCCTGATGCCAAAGAGCATAGCCGTGGTCGGGGCCTCTAAGGACCCCTTCAAGTGGGGGCACATGCTCCTCTCTAGCATAATGAAGGGCGGATTTGAAGGCAGCCTCTACCCCATCAACCCGAGGGAGACGGAGATACTGGGTTTGAAGTGCTATCCCACGGTGAAGGATATACCCGGGGAGGTGGACATGGCCATAGTCGTAGTCCCGGCTAGGGTCGTCCCATCAATCTTCAAGGACCTTGCGGAGAAGGGGGTTAAAGGAGCAGTGGTGATATCCTCAGGGTTCGGCGAGACAGGGGAGGAGGGAGAGAAGCTCATCGAGGAGGTGAAACTCAACGCTCAGGGGAAGGTCAGGTTCATAGGGCCCAACTGCATGGGGATATGCAGCAGCCCGGCCAAGCTCAGCGCCCTCATGGTCCCATTCCTCCACGAGAAAGGGGAGGTGGCCTTCATCTCCCAGAGCGGGGGATACGGCCTCCAGCTCTACATAAGGGCCTCCGCGATGGGCGTAGGCATAAACAAGTTCATCAGCAGCGGGAACGAGTCGGACATAACCAGCACGGACTACCTCAGATACTTCGCAGAAGATCCCACAGTTAAACTCATCTGCATGTACATAGAGGGGTTGAAAAAGGGACGCGAATGGTATGAGACTGCCAGGGAGGTCTCCAAAAAGAAGCCGATAGTCGTGATAAAGGTTGGAACAACCGAGGAGGGGGGGAGGGCCGCGGCCAGCCATACCGGAGCCCTAACAGGAAGCGATAGGGTTTATGACGCAGCCTTCAAGCAGGCGGGCGTCGTAAGGGCCTACGACGCCGTGGAGATGTTCGACTACGTGAAGGGCCTCCTATACTCACCGCTGCCCAAGGGCGACGGCATAGGTGTGGTCTCCAACTCTGGAGGCATAGCCGTGGAGACCGCCGATGCCCTAATCAAGAACGGGTTGAAGGTTCCCAAGCTCAGCGAGGAGGCCCAGAGGGAGATAATGAAGCTCATCCCAGAGTTCGGTAACCCCAGAAACCCCGTCGACTTGACTGCATCTTTAAACATGAACTCATTCTTAAGGGTCCCGGACATAGTTCTATCTCAGGAGAATATCCACGGCCTCATCACAGTGGGCCTGGGAACCACGATCCTCAAGACCATGTTCCCAGATGTGGCACCGGAGGATCTCGGAAGCATCTATAGATGGCTCAACGAGCAGCTCATAGCTATATACAAGAAGTATGAAAAACCGGTGTTGGTTATCAACCCAGGGGCTGACATAGAACCAGAGGCGGCCAGGGTGATGGAGGAGGCGAGGATACCGGTCTACACAACCCCGGAGAGGGCTGCAGACGTGATGGGAGTATTATACCGCAGGAAGCTCTACCTAGAAAGGGCTGGAAAGGATGAGGGTTGA
- a CDS encoding ArsA family ATPase → MSFREIVSNPKLRHLFFGGKGGVGKTVIAAGAAYYISENLGRRVLLSSTNPVHSLSSCFGKDFWGKGICHVDGTSNLDVIEIDTTKTVEGYKESVRNKIMNFLKTAGITTDPEPFVEAATTNPAFEEAAMFDEMVNILLGEKYDVYIFDTAPVAHTYRLLGMSKVYDLWLRKMVKSREEALSTRLKLSFRKEKILEEIKKDPLLLETLEMRRRTEEAKRLLTDREKTAFFFVTLPLALPIAVIERFIGWVRTFEIPVGGVVMNCVIPEEAVKTSTSPYIVNKLREQAHYIQDACKRFPGMICAYVPLFETEVRDLQMISRVAEALAK, encoded by the coding sequence ATGAGCTTCAGGGAGATCGTCTCAAACCCGAAGCTTAGGCATCTATTCTTCGGCGGGAAGGGGGGGGTCGGGAAGACCGTCATAGCTGCGGGGGCCGCCTACTACATCTCTGAGAACCTCGGAAGGAGGGTGCTCCTATCCTCGACGAACCCCGTCCACAGCCTATCCAGCTGCTTCGGAAAGGACTTCTGGGGTAAGGGGATATGCCATGTAGATGGTACAAGTAACCTAGACGTCATCGAGATAGACACGACAAAGACCGTAGAGGGATATAAGGAGAGTGTTAGGAACAAGATCATGAACTTCCTTAAGACCGCCGGAATAACCACGGATCCTGAGCCCTTCGTAGAGGCAGCGACCACGAACCCTGCCTTCGAGGAGGCCGCTATGTTTGATGAGATGGTGAACATTCTCCTAGGAGAAAAGTACGATGTCTACATATTCGACACCGCGCCTGTAGCTCACACATATAGGCTTCTAGGGATGTCTAAAGTCTACGACCTCTGGCTCCGCAAGATGGTGAAGAGCAGGGAGGAGGCCCTCTCAACCCGCCTTAAGCTCTCCTTCAGGAAGGAGAAGATACTCGAGGAGATCAAGAAGGACCCCCTCCTCCTCGAGACCTTGGAGATGAGGAGAAGGACCGAGGAGGCGAAGAGGCTGCTCACGGATAGGGAGAAGACCGCCTTCTTCTTCGTGACCCTCCCCCTAGCCCTGCCCATAGCCGTCATAGAGCGCTTCATAGGGTGGGTCAGGACCTTCGAGATACCCGTAGGCGGGGTCGTAATGAACTGCGTTATACCTGAGGAGGCAGTCAAGACCTCGACATCACCCTACATTGTAAACAAGCTCAGGGAGCAGGCCCACTACATACAAGATGCCTGCAAAAGGTTCCCTGGAATGATCTGCGCTTATGTTCCCCTCTTCGAGACGGAGGTTCGAGACCTCCAGATGATCTCCAGAGTAGCAGAGGCCCTAGCTAAGTAG
- a CDS encoding TRC40/GET3/ArsA family transport-energizing ATPase yields MSMSIAEYIASKPKLKYILFGGKGGLGKTTLSAATSYYLARQGKRVIVFSTDPQASLTDIFEQRLFGKGEVELMPNLYALEIDADKRIAEYQDEIRRKIKEMYGFEEIPPEIDDYIGASSAEPAMAESATFDAMVELISGGRYDYYIFDMMPHGHAIRFLSMAEILDAWINKITEVRESASEYQELAHVLKGSKGGFAGEDLVLKELKDIKERLGFMSTMMRSQDHTAFFYVLIPEMMPILDTRKALEMFSKFGIQLSGIIVNQVYPAELLEQPGVPEYLRNRIAMQQEYMEQIRREFGPLIRXXXLDELQGDRLKPEA; encoded by the coding sequence ATGTCCATGAGCATAGCGGAGTACATAGCCTCAAAGCCCAAGCTAAAATACATCCTCTTCGGAGGGAAGGGGGGGTTGGGGAAGACCACCCTCTCGGCAGCCACCTCCTACTACCTCGCTAGGCAGGGGAAAAGGGTCATCGTATTCTCAACAGATCCCCAGGCAAGCCTCACGGACATCTTTGAGCAGAGGCTCTTCGGAAAGGGAGAGGTAGAACTCATGCCCAACCTCTACGCTCTGGAGATAGACGCAGACAAGAGGATAGCGGAATATCAGGATGAGATCAGGCGTAAGATCAAGGAGATGTATGGATTCGAGGAGATCCCGCCAGAGATAGATGACTATATAGGGGCCTCATCAGCGGAGCCAGCCATGGCCGAGTCAGCAACCTTCGACGCCATGGTTGAACTCATTTCCGGAGGGAGATATGACTATTACATATTCGACATGATGCCCCATGGGCACGCCATCCGATTCCTCAGTATGGCCGAGATTCTAGACGCTTGGATTAATAAGATCACGGAGGTTAGGGAGAGCGCATCGGAGTATCAGGAGCTGGCTCATGTGCTGAAAGGCTCGAAGGGAGGTTTCGCTGGGGAAGACCTTGTACTGAAGGAGCTGAAGGATATCAAGGAGAGGCTGGGATTCATGAGCACCATGATGAGGAGCCAAGACCACACAGCATTCTTCTATGTCCTCATACCTGAGATGATGCCCATATTGGATACCAGGAAGGCCTTGGAGATGTTCTCGAAGTTTGGCATCCAGCTGAGCGGTATCATCGTAAATCAGGTCTACCCAGCCGAGCTCTTGGAGCAACCTGGGGTGCCCGAATATCTCAGGAACAGGATAGCGATGCAGCAGGAGTACATGGAGCAGATACGAAGGGAGTTCGGCCCCCTGATCAGANNNNNNNNGCTGGATGAGCTTCAGGGAGATCGTCTCAAACCCGAAGCTTAG